ACCATGGGAATCGTCCTGGCGGCGCTTATCCTGGGCGCTGCCATGCTCACCAATGTTCCCAGTGATCACACGGTCTTCGGCTATCCCATCATCGCCATGGTCTTTTTTGTGATTGCTGCGGCCTGGGGATTTGCCCTGGTCATATCCATCTTCCTGCAGGATCGCAAAAGCCGGAAAATGCCACGCTGAGGCGGCCCGCAGCCCCCATCGCCCCGCATTTTCTGTCAACCGCAGGGGATTGGCGCAAATCATACTTTGCACCTTGAACAACCTCCTTCAAGGGCGTATACTTCCTGATTTGATAAATACGCGCTTCGCGTTCCCCGATAGACTTACCATTTAAGGAGAATACACCATGAAAGGCTATATAGTCCTGGCGGACGGAAGATGCTTCACCGGAAAAGGTTTCGGATTCGAAGGAATCAGTGAAGGCGAAGTGGTCTTCAACACCAGCATGACCGGTTACCAGGAAGTACTTACCGACCCGTCCTACGTCGACCAGATCGTCACCATGACCTACCCCATGATGGGCAACTACGGTATCACCGAAGAGGACATGGAATCGGATCGCCCCTATGTACAGGGTTTTGTGGTCAAGGAGTATGTGGATATCCCCTCCAACTTCCGTTCACAGGAGACCCTCAGTCAGTTCCTGAAAAAGCATGGCATCCCGGGAGTGCATGGTATTGACACCCGTGCCCTGGTGCGACATATCCGCGAAAAAGGCGCCCTGCCAGGCATCATCGCCACGGGCGAACACAACATCGACGACCTCAGAAAGCGCGCGGCAGCGGTTGCTCCCATGGAAGGCAAGGATCTGGTAGCCAAGGTCACCTGCCAGAAGCCCTATACCTGGGATCAGGGTATCTGGAAGCTTGGGGAAGGGTTTATTCCCCCATCCAAATCGCCCAACCGTTACCGTCTGGCAGTATACGACTTCGGCATCAAGTACAACATGCTGCGCCTGCTGACCCACTACGGCTTTGACCTCACCGTCCTTCCGGCATTTACCCCCGCCGAGGAAATCCTGCAGGGCAATTACGATGGCGTCTTTCTCTCCAACGGCCCCGGCGACCCCGCCGCCGTGACTTACGCCCACGCCAACATCGCCAGGCTGATCGGCAAGCTGCCCCTCTTTGGCATCTGCCTTGGTCACCAGCTCACCTGCACTGCCCTGGGCGCAAAGACCTTCAAACTGAAATTCGGACACCGCGGTTCCAACCAGCCCGTCAAGGATCTGGCCACCGATAAAATCGAAATCACCTGCCAGAACCACGGTTTCGCGGTCGATCCCACCAATCTTCCACCCAAGGTGCGCGTATCACATCTGAATCTCAACGACAACACCGTCGAGGGGATTACCCACGAGGAGTATCCCCTCTTCACGGTGCAGTACCACCCGGAAGCCAGCGCGGGACCCCACGACAGTGAATATCTGTTCAAACGATTTGCCGACATGATCGAAAACCACCGCAAAACCCGTGCGATTGCCAACTGATAAAGGATTTTCCCATGGGAAACCGCATTGTTCCGGCTGCCTTCTTCGCCCTTCTCTGCGCCGCGACAGCCCTGGCCAACGGCCATGTACGGGAAGTCAGTTTTGTGGAAGCCTACCACCTGGCATTGGAAAACAATAAGGCCATCCTGCTGGAGGAGATTTCTCAGCGCAAAACCCAGCTCAGTGAAATTCAGGCCCGCTCTTACCTGCTGCCCAGGGCCAGCGCCGAGCTGCAATACACCCAGGGTGACCGTGAAGAACGCACCTTTGGAGCCGGCGTGACCCAGCCCCTGTACACCGGCGGCAAAGCCAGCGCAGAACGACGCAAAAGCGAACATCTCCAGGAAGCCGCCGAGTTCAGCGTGCGCTTCACCCGGCAGCAGGTCCTCAAACAGCTGATCGACATCACCGCAGACCTGCGCAAGGCCCAGGAGATGGTCAGGGTCAACCAGGAGAATGTGAAGCGACTTGAGGAGCACGTCAACAAGTCGCGCATCCGCCTGGAAGTCGGCGAAATCGCCCGCACTGCCCTGCTGCAAAGCCAGATGGCCCTCAGCGAAGGTCGGGCAGACTACTTCGAGAGCCTGAGCCACCTTTCCACCCTGAACACCCGCCTCAACAATATCATTGGGAGCACCCACGAAATTCGCATCGTCGGTGAGCTGCACCTGCCGGAGCTCCCTGCCTCCAGCTTTGACGATTGGCTGGTGAAGGCGAACCTCAACCGCAACGACCTCATGGCCGAAGAAGCGCTGCTGGAGTACAGCCACGACGATCTGCGCGCGCGGGTCAGTGCCTACTACCCCCGCCTGGACGCCTTCGTGCGCTACTCCATACCCGACTTCGAGGAGAGCTCCGAATCCATCGTCTACACAGGCCTGAACCTTTCCATCCCCATACTGGAAGGGGGCACCCGCATCGCTTCCTACCGTGAGGCCAAATTTAACATCATTGAAAGCTCCCACCGCATCCTGCAGCGCAAAGAGAACGTGCGGCTGGATGTCAATCAGGAACTCAATACTATCGACGTGCTGAAGTACAAGCTGGAAGAAGCTTCCAGTCGTATGGATTATGCCCGGGAAAATCTGCGCATGACCACCCTGCAGTTTGAGGTCGGCAAATCCACCAACCTGGATGTACTAGATGCCATGCTCAGCCTGAGCAACGCGGAACGCGCCCTGGCCGAAGCCCATTACGACATGATCAAGGCCCAGTACGGCCTGCTCTTCCATGTCGGCACCCTGGACATATCCCTCTTCTCTCCATGAAGATCGGTGTACTCCCCGACACCGTCATCAACCAGATCGCGGCCGGAGAAGTGGTTGAGCGGCCGGTCAACGTCGTCAAGGAGCTGGTGGAAAACGCCCTTGACGCTGACGCCAGGCGGGTGGAAATTGCCATTGAAGGTGGTGGCATCAAGCGCATCCGCATTACCGATGACGGCTGCGGCATGGCCAGACACGACCTCATGCTCTGTGTGGAGCGACACGCCACCAGCAAAATCCGCTCCTTTGACGACCTCACCCAGCTTCACTCCATGGGCTTTCGCGGTGAAGCCCTGCCCAGCATCGCCTCTGTCAGCCGCATGCACATCACCTCCCGCCAGCCAGACGAGCTGACTGGCCACTGCCTGCACATTGAGGGCGGCAGAATGACGGAAGTCCGGGAAGAGGGAGCCAACCCCGGTACACGGGTCGAGATCGCCGACCTTTTCTACAATGTCCCGGCCCGCAAAAAATTTCTACGCACCCCCCAGACCGAGCAGAATCTCATCACATCTCTGGTGCAGTCATTTGCCCTGGCTCACCCCCAGACCGCCTTCAGCTACAGCGTCGATGGCCGCGCGCAGTTCCAGTTTCCACCCGCCACCATCGACGAACGCATCCGACAGGTATTCGGCCGCGAAAACGCCACCGCACTGCGCGAAGGCCGCTCGCAGCAGGACGACGGAACCGGGTTCCACCTGTACCTCTCGCGCCCCGACAACACCCGCAGCCGCCGCGACTCCCTCTACTTCTTTGTCAATCGCCGCCACGTGAAGGATCGCCTGCTGGGAGCCTGGCTGCAGCGAGCGTACCGCCACCTCATACCCCAGGGACGCCATCCCTTCGGCGCCCTCTTTCTGAACATCGATCCCGCCCTGGTGGATGTCAATGTCCACCCCACCAAAACGGAAGTGCGTTTCTTCGATATAGGTGCTCTGGGCCGACTCTTTGAGCAGGCCATCCGCCAGGTTCTCATTGAAGGCGAAACTCCCTTCCACAGCAGCCCGGAACCCCCGGCGCCCGCCGTGCCGCGGGGCTTTCCCAGCACCGGTGGATGGAGCAGCAGCGCCCCCCACCGAAACTTTGGTGGCCAGATCAGCGAACCAGCACCAGCGATACTCCCGCCGTCACACCTACCCGCTCGACACGGGCAACCCGCCTCACCCTACGGCGAGACGCCGCTGTGGGAATCCGCCGCGCCATCAACAGCCGATTTCCAGATCCTCGGACAGTTCCAGGACACCTTCATTGTCGGCATCAAAGACGAGGAGCTGATCCTGGTGGACCAGCACGCCGCCATGGAACGCATCAACTTTGAGGAAATTTCCGACCTCTACGCCGACAATCGGGTGGAACAGCAGCCCCTGCTCTTCCCGCACCCCATCGGACTGACGCCCCAGGAGCAACTGACCCTGAACACCCATATGCCCCAGCTGCAGGCCATGGGCTTCACCATTGATATCATCGATGACACTGCCTGCCTGGTGGAAGCACCCCTCGACCTCCCCCCCCAGCAGGCCATGGACACCATCCGGGAAATCTGCAGCAGGGCAGGCGAAGAGAAAGACGATCAGCCGGAATCAGCCCAGGAATCCTTCCGGCAGCTGGTCATGAAGACCATGGCCTGCCACCGCAGCGTCAAAGCCAACAAGACCCTCAACCACCAGCAGATGGAAGAACTGCTGCAGCGACTTTTTCAGTGCCGCCAACCCTACACCTGCCCCCATGGCAGACCTACCCTGATATCCTACAGCAGAGAGCAATTGTGGAAACAGTTCCTCAGATAATCGTCATCGCTGGCCCCACCGCCGTCGGCAAAACCCAGGTGGCAACGGAAGTCTGCCGGCGCGTTGGTGGAGCCATCGTGGGCTGTGACAGTCGTCAGGTCTTCCGCCACCTCTCCATCGGAACCGCAAAACCCGATGCCACCGAACTTGACGGCACTGCTCACCACATGCTGGACGTGGCAGGCCCCGGCGAGACCTATCACGCCCACCGTTACGCCCGCGAAGCCGCCCAGATCATCAATCAGCTCCTGCACAATGGTGTGGTTCCGGTACTCACGGTGGGAACCGGCCTGTTCTATGAAGCGCTGCAGTTTGAACTGATCTCCACCCCCACCATTGATCCCGTCTGCCGCAACCAGGCCACCGAAGCGGTATCCCATGATCGCAACGCCATTCACGCCCTGGCCTGTACTCAGGACCCCGAGTACGCTCCCAAGCTCAAGGCCGGCGATACTCAGCGCCTGATACGCTGGTACGAAATCTACCTGCAGACGGGTCGCCCCATGAGCACCTTTTTCCGCGACATCACCCGGCAGCAGCCCCGCTACCCGGCCCTGAACTTTGTGCTGACCCGCGAACGCCGGGAGCTGTATGGACGCATCAATCAGCGGGTAGACACCATGCTGGAGCAAGGCTTGATCGAAGAGATCCGCGAAGCCATCAACCGCGGCTACGACTTCAGGCAGATTCCCGTAGTTGGCTATACGGAGCTGCTGCCCTGCCTGGATGGTGAAGCCAGTCTGGAAAGCTGCATCGCAGAAGTGAAAAAAAACAGCCGCCGCTACGCCAAGCGCCAGCTGACCTGGTTTCGCAACCGACTGCAGATGCGGGAAATCCACCTGAGCACCACTGGCATTGAACAGGGTATTGAAATGATCGTCACCGCCTGGCAGACTTCCCGTGACACTTCCACATAACATACAGCGGTAGTCCCGAACACCAGGCCTTTTTTGTCCATGCACCACCTCACCCAAGGAGATCCCATGTTCGTACAGCCCATGCCCATTGAAAATCAGCGCGACAAGGACCTCAAGGTCACCCCTCTCTCCACCTATCCCCATGCCGCCGGCCTGCACTCCGCCACCCTGGCCGTGGATGAATATGAAGAAGCAGCCAAATCCGTTCCCATTGTCTTCACGAAAGATCCCGCCAGCGGCACCATGACATCCCTGTGCCTGCTGGGCATTCAGCAGAGCCGCAACCTGTGTGTGGACGGTGAAGGAAACTGGCGCACCGGCATGTATATTCCCGCCTATGTGCGCTGTTACCCCTTTCTCTTCATGCAAAGCGGTGAGCAGGTGGTACCCGCCATTGACCACGCCTCGAGGGCTGTCAGCCGGGAGCATGGCCACCCGCTCTTCCTTGAAAACGGCGAAGCCAGCGATTTTCTGAAAGCGGTGCTGGGCATGCTCAAGGAGTACCACGAAGCCCAGAAGCGAACCCGACGCTTCATGAACCACATGGAAAGCCTCGATCTGTTTGAAGAGATGCACGCCGACCTGAAAGTGGGCAACGAGACCTGCCGACTGTCCGGATTCAGCCGCATCAGTGAAGAAAAAATCGCCCGGCTACCCCAGGACGCCCAGGCCAACCTCATGGCCACCGGCCTCTTCCGCATGATCGCCGCTCACCTGAGCTCACTGCATAACCTGGAAACCTTCGCTCGCATACAGCAGTCACAGGCATAGCAGATTGCTGAGAAACCTCATGTGCTGCTGACAGAAAGAGTATGGAAAACCGCGTCCCGCACAGCGAGAGCGAGCCAGGATGGCGAGCGCGGTCTGGGAGCTATGCGGAAAGCGGTTTCTGCCTGTGTACAACATACGCCAAAAGCCGGATCTGAATTATCAGATCCGGCTTTTTTACGCTTGCCACAGCTTGAGGACTTTTCAGCAGCCTGCACTCAGAACCGATAGTGTGCCGCCACACTGAACACGGTCTTGTCATAGTGCTGCAGGGGATGGTTGGAGTCGTTGTCGGTGTACTGCAGACGAATCTCCCCCAGGAGCCCCGGACGCAGTTCACGCTGCGCAGAAGCATAGAGGGCTATCTGGGTGTCGTCGCGCTTCACCAGGGTGCCAAGACTGTCCACGGGAACTCTTCCTTCGCTCCCATAAACCACTTCACGGTAGTGGGCACCCATGAGCCCTCGCCCCGACCACAGATCCACCCGCCGCTCATGCTCCAGGCGCACTTCCCACAGGCGCGATGAATATTCCTTTTCTTCGGCGTCATCAAAGGCCAGTCGCAGGCTGCCACTGATGCTGTCGCCACCTTCGTGGTACTGCCAGCGCAGGGTCTCCTGCAGACTCAGATAGTCGCTGTCGCGTTCATTGTTCCGCTGATCCCGGCGCTCCACGACCAGGGCCGTAAGAGAACGCAGCTCAGGCGCTATGCTGTAGACGTAGGTGGGCTCGAGGCCCACTATGGTGGAAAGCTTTTCCGAGCCAAGTCGAATATCTTCGTACTTCAGAAGCACCTGGGTCATGGAACGCGCTCCCGTCGTCCAGAAGCCACCAAACAGGCGCGCGTAGCCAAGATCGCTGTCATCCTCGTCCAGATGTCCCCGATGGTAGTACTGGGCGCCACCGGTGACATACCAGGGCGCAACCGTTGCCAGCCGGTGATCGTACACCACGCCGGCCATCGCGAAAACACCCTGGTCGCTGCGGGACTTCAGAGAGGAAAAATCCAGAATCTGATCCAGATCACTGCCCAGGGAAGAACTCAGGCCGAAGTTCACGTTGGAATCATGGAAGAGCCCTGCGGAAAGGCTGCCGCTGAGTCGCCCCGGCTGCTGCTTGCGGGAAACCTGTTCCAGCAGGTGTTCCACATTGCGCCGCACCGCCGGTGGTGGATCGTGACGCAGCACTTCCTCGAAGTGTCGCTGGGCATTCTCCGGTTGATTCAGCGCCAGATAGGTGCGCCCCGTCTCCAGGCGCACCCGATGGGCCAGGGGATTGCGTCCCAGCAGACGTTCATAGGCAAAAAGCGCATGGGCGTAACGCCCGGTGGCATAGGCTGCCCGGCCATAGTAGAAATTGACATCGTGGTTCAGGGGATACTGGTGCATCAAGGCCGATGCCTGCTGCCAGGCTTTTTCCGCCTGATTCTCCTGCAGCAGTTGACGAATCTCCTCCATTGAGCGGGCAGGCTCCTGCTGCGAGACAGGCTGCGCCATGGCCACTGAGGCAAAGATACCCAGGGCACATACCAGAGACCTTCCCAACAACAGCAGCGATGGCAGAGCAGTGATCCGACGCATCATGGACGCACCCCTTCAAAGGTACCCGTTGCCCGGGCGTCAGTGGAGCTGTTCCCGGAGCGCAGCTCCCAGATTCCACCGGTACCCGCTCCGCCTGGGCCAAAGATGCCGCCCTTGAGAAAGCCATCGTTCACGTCCACATGGGGCAAACGCACGGTTTCGAACTGATGGATACTCAGCTGGTACTGACCGTTCACCAGTTCGCCCTGCCCGCCGCTCAGTTCAATGCTGGAACCGTCCACTCCCGTGAACTCCACCCGGAAGTTGCTCAGGCTGCTGTTGCCGAAATTCACCACTCCCGAAAAACTTCCCGTGGCAAGCTCAGCGTACCCCGTCTCCCCAAGGGCGCGGTAGATGCCCTCGGCAGTTCCCGAATAGGTGGCCGTGATATTCTCATCGCGCATGCGGTTGACCTCTTCCGTGGAGATCAGGCTGCCGCGCACATCATAGACGCGATTCGCCAGGGACGAAGGCTCCTCTGCCCAGTAACCCCATTCCATGAAAGCGGTCTCTCCATAGGTGTAGTGGCTGTGGGGATTCCAGGGAGAACCCTCCGGATCCGCCACGGCAATGGCATGGTCATAGGCAAGGCCACTGCCTCCGGGATGCAAAGTAAGAGCAGGCTCTGGTTCTGGCTCTGGCTCTGGCTCTGGTTCTGGCTCTGGTTGCGGCTCTGGTTCTGGTTGAGGCTCTGGTTCTGGTTGAGGGTCACTGGGAGCACTCTGGGCAGATTGAATATCTTCGGCCTGCTGCTCCATGGAAGCCTGCTCCTTCAGGAGCAGGCTTCCATGACCATCGGAGCCATCACCCTCGGCCCCATCGTCACTTTCATCCCCAGGCCAGGAGCCCTCTTCTGTGGCTTCATCTTCCCCGGCAGCACCTCCATTGTCGGCATCGCCAAAACCCACGCTGCCAAGATCCATGGCAGCTGCCAGCAGACCGGGGCTCATGGGGCCATAGGTGAAGGCGCTGGGCGTTGCCACCACAGAGTTGCCAGGCGTGACCTGTTGGATCTGCCCATGGCTCATATGCTGAATACGTCCGCTCATGGTACCGATTTCCTGATGGGTGCCATCGGGATTGATCATACCCACGATATCTGTTCCCCGAATGCCGATAACGGCCAGGGGTGACTGAATTTCAAAGTTTTCAGGATTCTGCTCGGCAATGCGTCCGGTGACCGTGCGGAACGTGCCCCGCTGCATGCGCTGCACCAGTCCCGAATTGGCGGCACGGTCCGGATCATACACATAGCGGTCGATGACCATGCTGCTTTGGGAGCCAAGGCTCAGGATGGAATCATCGTTGAAGAGGATCTGCAGCTTACTGTTGTCACCCGTCAGCAGCTCTTCTCCGGCATGGACCTTCGCCTGAAGGCGCAGCCCGCGCCGCGTGCCATCGGTGGCAGCCCAGGCCTGCCCCTCCAGGCCTATCACCGTACCCACGGGCGCGGGAGCAGTGGCAAGAGCCGGTAAGGGCAAAAGAATCAGCAGGAAGATCAGACAGAACAGATATCTCATGAGAATCTCCCGCTCAACAGTACCGCATCAACCCGTTGATCGCGCCGCCACCGATAGCCAAGCGTCAGCAGGCCGAAGAGCAGAACCATCAGACTCTGCTGCCAGTACACCAGGCCGTAGGCCAGGGCCACCACCGGGGAGAGCAGCAGGCGGGTCGCCAGCATCATCCCGGCACTGCCGTCAATAGCGCGCGCCACGGGTGGAGAGAGCCGGTAGTACTCCTGCACCAGCCAGCGACCGGCAGGGTGGGTCAGCAGAAAGCGATCCCGCATCTGACGCAGAATCTGCACATCAAAATGGTGGGCCGAACCGTAAGCGGCGGTGGCGATAAAGCACTGGCTCTGACTGCTCTGCCCGTCGCCATCAACCACCAGAGCCCTGCCACTGCTGCCCGCACCCTCCGTGTCCGTCAGCACCACGGTCACCCCCGTCAGGCGCAGCATGTCTACCGAAGCGCCGGAGAGCTCGCTGAGGGGGTTGTTAAAGAGGTTCAGCCACTGCAGCGGTGGAGCCAGAGGTACCAGGGCGCTGGCATCGCTGATCTGGTTGCTGTCCAGGTGCAGGATGCTCAGGGTGGAAAGCGCGGCCAGGCCGTCAATATCCGTCAGCTGATTATTGCCGAGATTCAGGGTTTCCAGGGAGCTCAGGCCACTGAGATCTGCTGGCAGACTCACGATCTGGTTCCCCCACAGATCCAGCACGCGCAGGTGACTCAACCCCACCAGGGGCGCCATGTCCGCAATGTCATTTTCGCTGGCATAGAGTTCCTGAAGATTGGTCAGTGTGCTCAAGGGGCTCAGGTCGTCAATGGCATTTCCGCTGATCTGCAGCACTTCCAGACCGCCACGGCCAGAGACGGGAGCAAGATCACTGATCTGATTATTCCCGAGGTAGAGCACCCGCAGCAGAGGCAGGCCCGTCAGAAAGTCCAGGTCTTCCAGATTGTTGCCGTCCAGGTAGAGTTCCTCCAGCCCCGAAGGCAATGAAGTGACGTCGGCAATCTCCCCGTGGCTGGCATAGAGGTTCTTCAGGTGCGTCATGCCGCCAATATCCAGAGCCGTCAGCCCGGTACCCCACACCGCCAGGGTCTCCAGGCCCGGCAGGGCTGCCAGGGCACTGAGATCGTCGACACTGCTGCCGCCAAGGCTCAACCACTGCAGCTGATTCAGATACGTGAGTGGCTGCAGATCGCTGACATTCAGATTCCCGCGCAGATTCAGCTCCTGCAGGTTGACAAAGTGCTGCAGCCCGTTCAGATCACTGATCTCAACGCCAGTGAGGCTGAGGGTTCTGGTACTCAGCACATCGGCCATGGTGATATCGCTCTTGCCCAGGGCGCCACGCAGGGAGTTCAGCAGCGCAGTGTCCACACCCGAAGTGGGCAAGGGGTCGGAGAAAGCCGGAGTGGCGTAGAGGCGCAGGAAAGAATTACCTTCGCGACTCAGGGACATAAACACCATCTGACGGTTCGCGTTGGCTACCACAGACAGGCCATCGACATCGACATACGATGTCGATGGAGTATAGGCCTGCCCCCCCAGCTTCAGCAACTGGCCCTGGTCGTAGGCATAAACGGAGAGCAGGGCGTATTCGCGCTTCTGCGAATCACCATCATCATCAAAAAAGAACTCCTCCTGAGAGTGCATAGTGAAGAGACGATCGCCTGCAAGATCCAGAGACACCGAAGACGCTCCAGCAGACAATTCCAGTGTGTCCCGAGCAATAATAGCGTCAGGATCACCCGTGTCGTAGAGGCGGACATAATAAGTGCTGCCCTCCATGCCATCGTAGATATCGTACATCACCACCAGCCAGCTGCTCCCGCCAAAGCGGACGGTAACCTGATTGTGGCTTCCCAGCTCTTCCGTGACCAGGAGATCCGGCTCAGCGGGATTGGAAACATCGTAGAGGAAAAAACGATTCCCCAGGCTGCCAATGGCAAGCAGGCTGCCATCAGCGGAAAAGCTCAGGGAATGGAGGTATTCGCCGGGGAATATGATGGTGCTGACCGGAGTAATCTGTGGACCAGAGCCCACCTCCAGCAGTTGAACCCTGCTGTCACTCCCCTGGCGGGTGATTACCGCCAGCAGATTGCCGGACAGCGCCAGGGTGCCGTCATTAAACCCACTGGAATCCAGTAACCACTCGTATGGCAGAACAGTTGGATCAGCGGCATCGAAGAGAAGGAGACGCACCTCTTCTTCAGAGGTACCGTAATTGGTATACCTGACGCTGGCCAGCAGCAGATCATCCACGAGTTCCAGGGAGCGCAGGGAAAAGGACTCGTACTCACAGGAAGGATCTGCGCAGTCAAAGGTGTACACAGGTTCCAATGCACCGGGTTCAGCAACATCCTCCAGGTCCATGCGACCTATGCTCAGTGTGGTGACTTCCGTTATTTCGTCAACCTCGTATTGCCCCATAAAGAGCGTCGTGTTCCAAAGGGCGACGGGAGTGTGACCGTCAAATTCTGACCGAAAGGTGTGGACCCCGTACTCCCGGATGTCAGGCAGGGGAGGCACCACCATGAAGACGCCGGCACTCATGGCCCAGTTGTCTTCGGAATCATAGAGGAGGAGTTTCTGGGCCAACCCTTCCTGGTAATAATACGGAATTGGGGTGAAGCGATAGGAGCCG
This portion of the Desulfurispirillum indicum S5 genome encodes:
- a CDS encoding leucine-rich repeat domain-containing protein; its protein translation is MPNRYREFVAGKALLLFLFLTLNAQTALAAFNLGGLETYHPGAVGFPTPESRLQWGSTYEITWDTSRLTGENIWIYMIADAYWGQGEDQLLRDLEDHPSHGYDPGNPGGEDALQILEGFSIGELVYPQPPNTGSYRFTPIPYYYQEGLAQKLLLYDSEDNWAMSAGVFMVVPPLPDIREYGVHTFRSEFDGHTPVALWNTTLFMGQYEVDEITEVTTLSIGRMDLEDVAEPGALEPVYTFDCADPSCEYESFSLRSLELVDDLLLASVRYTNYGTSEEEVRLLLFDAADPTVLPYEWLLDSSGFNDGTLALSGNLLAVITRQGSDSRVQLLEVGSGPQITPVSTIIFPGEYLHSLSFSADGSLLAIGSLGNRFFLYDVSNPAEPDLLVTEELGSHNQVTVRFGGSSWLVVMYDIYDGMEGSTYYVRLYDTGDPDAIIARDTLELSAGASSVSLDLAGDRLFTMHSQEEFFFDDDGDSQKREYALLSVYAYDQGQLLKLGGQAYTPSTSYVDVDGLSVVANANRQMVFMSLSREGNSFLRLYATPAFSDPLPTSGVDTALLNSLRGALGKSDITMADVLSTRTLSLTGVEISDLNGLQHFVNLQELNLRGNLNVSDLQPLTYLNQLQWLSLGGSSVDDLSALAALPGLETLAVWGTGLTALDIGGMTHLKNLYASHGEIADVTSLPSGLEELYLDGNNLEDLDFLTGLPLLRVLYLGNNQISDLAPVSGRGGLEVLQISGNAIDDLSPLSTLTNLQELYASENDIADMAPLVGLSHLRVLDLWGNQIVSLPADLSGLSSLETLNLGNNQLTDIDGLAALSTLSILHLDSNQISDASALVPLAPPLQWLNLFNNPLSELSGASVDMLRLTGVTVVLTDTEGAGSSGRALVVDGDGQSSQSQCFIATAAYGSAHHFDVQILRQMRDRFLLTHPAGRWLVQEYYRLSPPVARAIDGSAGMMLATRLLLSPVVALAYGLVYWQQSLMVLLFGLLTLGYRWRRDQRVDAVLLSGRFS